The Marinomonas sp. CT5 genome contains the following window.
GTCATTTATGGCCTCATTGAGACCGTAAGAAAAATCACATTGAATATTGCCTTCGGGGTCAGAGTAGCGCGCTAAAGGAATGGGTAAGGTATCTGTTCGCCACGGTGTTCCAGTTAACGATAATGTGTAAGTAGCTAGCTTTTGAATTGTCGAAAGTAGTTGTATTCCCCAAGTATTTGAAGGTGACTCGCCATCACCTGCGCAATGATGGATTTCATCAAAGATCACAAGTACACGACTTAGGCTTAGGTTGCTAAGCAGTTCATTGATATTTGCCATGGAATGATAAGTGATTGAAGTTCCAAGTGCACCTAGCTGACCATTAAATGGTCTTTTTAAAGTGTGCCTGAATGTTTTTTGGATGCTATGACAGACAACCTTAGAAGGTGAAAAGCAGATAACGTAGTCTACCTTGCGCTCATCGAGGAGGGATTTGGCAACGTAACTTGCCATGATAGTTTTACCTGAACCTGGGGTGGCAAGGACTAGAGCGTCTGGTTGGTGCTGATATCGTTCTAAAACTTGTTTTACACAGCGTTTTTGCCACTCTCTTAACATGCCTTATCACTCTTCATATTCGTTTCTTGTATAACTTTTTTTAGTGCGTTTAAGCGTCCATAAAGTTGAGTCGACTGTTCTTTTGTTTGATGTAATAGCTTTTGAATGATCTGACGATTAGCTGGATACTTAGTCAGAAAATCCATGTAAGCCTCAATTTCACCTAATATCATTTTTAATTCTGTGCTCGTTTTTGCTTCTTCAATTTTAAGTAGTGTCTCTTGCTGTCTGACTTCGCTTTCAGTATGGCAGACATCATTCGGTTTTGAGTCGCACGTTTTTTGATCAAGTAATGTAAGCAGTGAATCGGTGAAATGATAGGTTCGAGCATTTCGTTCCCCGCTGGCCGTTATTAGGTTTTTTGTCGTCAGTATATTAACGTTCTTTGCTATAAATCTGGTTGATTGGACCAAGTTCAATTCGGTTGTATTCGTGGCCAACTGGATGAGTTCCTTTCGCTTGATGCTGGTTCCTTCCACACGTTGTAAGAGTTCTTTGAACGCTTTATTCAAAGAAAATGGTTTAGATGTCATGTTTATGTCTCAAAAAACTGAAAACTTAGGATTGCTAAGTATACAGAAATAAGTAAAACTTAGACAATCTAAGTATGTGAGACTTTAAAGATGAAACCATTTTGTCAGATAACCCAATACCACTGCGGCTCAAGCAAGCTCGCAAAAAGATCGGCATTTCCCAGAAAGAGCTTGGGATCAAAATAGGTATGGACGCGAGTTCTGCTAGTGGCCGTATGAATCACTATGAGAAAGGCAGACATGTACCTGATGTGGCGACGCTGAGAAAGATTGCAGCGGAGCTTAATGTGCCACTGAATTA
Protein-coding sequences here:
- a CDS encoding helix-turn-helix transcriptional regulator, with the translated sequence MSDNPIPLRLKQARKKIGISQKELGIKIGMDASSASGRMNHYEKGRHVPDVATLRKIAAELNVPLNYFFCEDDLSAELACLISKLDDESKKDLISELLATKSNDSA